The following are from one region of the Muntiacus reevesi chromosome 3, mMunRee1.1, whole genome shotgun sequence genome:
- the NIFK gene encoding MKI67 FHA domain-interacting nucleolar phosphoprotein isoform X1, with product MAALDGPAKPLLSLNPQEDAKFKKEVAQVRRRATKQQEKRKLTPGVIYVGHLPPSLYETQIRAYFSQFGTVTRFRLSRSKKTGNSKGYGFVEFESEDVAKIAAETMNNYLFGERLLKCHFIPPEKVHEELFREWHMPFKRPSYPAVKRYNQNRSLVQKLRMEERFKKKEKLLRKRLAKKGIDYDFPSLVKVLHKAEENASNTGPRNSRKYQALRKKKKAASVAAETPEKAVDSRGPTPVCTPTFLEKRKSEVAKLNDDDKDNEIVFKQPVSGVKEETQETQPPTSSKKKRRRKHNQ from the exons ATGGCGGCGTTGGATGGCCCGGCAAAGCCGCTCCTGTCCCTAAACCCGCAGGAGGATGCCAAATTTAAAAAGGAGGTGGCGCAGGTTCGTCGGCGTGCGACCAAG CAACAGGAGAAACGAAAACTTACTCCTGGAGTAATCTATGTGGGCCACTTACCACCATCCCTTTATGAAACCCAGATCCGAGCATATTTTTCCCAATTTGGCACTGTTACAAGATTCAGACTGTCCAGGAGTAAAAAG ACTGGAAACAGCAAAGGCTACGGCTTTGTGGAGTTTGAGTCTGAAGATGTTGCCAAAATAGCTGCTGAAACGATGAACAACTACCTCTTTGGTGAGAGACTCTTGAAGT gtcATTTTATACCACCTGAAAAGGTACATGAAGAACTTTTCAGAGAGTGGCATATGCCATTTAAAAGGCCGTCATATCCAGCAGTGAAACGGTACAATCAGAATCGGTCACTTGTTCAAAAGCTACGGATGGAGGAGCggtttaaaaagaaggaaaaattactcAGGAAGAGATTGGCTAAAAAGGGGATTGATTATGATTTCCCTTCATTG GTTAAGGTGTTACATAAAGCTGAGGAGAATGCGTCAAACACTGGTCCTCGAAACTCCAGAAAGTACCAG GCTTTGCGTAAGAAGAAGAAGGCCGCTTCAGTCGCTGCTGAGACTCCTGAGAAGGCTGTGGATAGCCGG GGTCCCACACCAGTGTGTACACCAACATTTTTGGAGAAACGAAAATCTGAAGTGGCCAAACTgaatgatgatgataaagataATGAAATAGTTTTCAAACAGCCTGTATCTGGTGTCAAAGAAGAAACACAGGAGACTCAACCACCTacaagttcaaagaaaaaaagacgAAGAAAACacaatcagtga
- the NIFK gene encoding MKI67 FHA domain-interacting nucleolar phosphoprotein isoform X2 → MAALDGPAKPLLSLNPQEDAKFKKEVAQVRRRATKQQEKRKLTPGVIYVGHLPPSLYETQIRAYFSQFGTVTRFRLSRSKKTGNSKGYGFVEFESEDVAKIAAETMNNYLFGHFIPPEKVHEELFREWHMPFKRPSYPAVKRYNQNRSLVQKLRMEERFKKKEKLLRKRLAKKGIDYDFPSLVKVLHKAEENASNTGPRNSRKYQALRKKKKAASVAAETPEKAVDSRGPTPVCTPTFLEKRKSEVAKLNDDDKDNEIVFKQPVSGVKEETQETQPPTSSKKKRRRKHNQ, encoded by the exons ATGGCGGCGTTGGATGGCCCGGCAAAGCCGCTCCTGTCCCTAAACCCGCAGGAGGATGCCAAATTTAAAAAGGAGGTGGCGCAGGTTCGTCGGCGTGCGACCAAG CAACAGGAGAAACGAAAACTTACTCCTGGAGTAATCTATGTGGGCCACTTACCACCATCCCTTTATGAAACCCAGATCCGAGCATATTTTTCCCAATTTGGCACTGTTACAAGATTCAGACTGTCCAGGAGTAAAAAG ACTGGAAACAGCAAAGGCTACGGCTTTGTGGAGTTTGAGTCTGAAGATGTTGCCAAAATAGCTGCTGAAACGATGAACAACTACCTCTTTG gtcATTTTATACCACCTGAAAAGGTACATGAAGAACTTTTCAGAGAGTGGCATATGCCATTTAAAAGGCCGTCATATCCAGCAGTGAAACGGTACAATCAGAATCGGTCACTTGTTCAAAAGCTACGGATGGAGGAGCggtttaaaaagaaggaaaaattactcAGGAAGAGATTGGCTAAAAAGGGGATTGATTATGATTTCCCTTCATTG GTTAAGGTGTTACATAAAGCTGAGGAGAATGCGTCAAACACTGGTCCTCGAAACTCCAGAAAGTACCAG GCTTTGCGTAAGAAGAAGAAGGCCGCTTCAGTCGCTGCTGAGACTCCTGAGAAGGCTGTGGATAGCCGG GGTCCCACACCAGTGTGTACACCAACATTTTTGGAGAAACGAAAATCTGAAGTGGCCAAACTgaatgatgatgataaagataATGAAATAGTTTTCAAACAGCCTGTATCTGGTGTCAAAGAAGAAACACAGGAGACTCAACCACCTacaagttcaaagaaaaaaagacgAAGAAAACacaatcagtga